A portion of the Cyanobium sp. PCC 7001 genome contains these proteins:
- the grrM gene encoding cyclophane-forming radical SAM/SPASM peptide maturase GrrM/OscB — MSSFGPIRLLVIQPTSLCNLDCSYCYLPDRQRRQLLDEGLLRPILQRVLESPYLGEGLTLLWHAGEPLTRPPAFYTRASEILREMLEPHPGVQVAQALQTNGTLINATWCECFRRHGITVGVSLDGPAFLHDSHRRTRLGRGSHADTMRGIRALQEAGIPFSVISVLTEDSLQHADALVDFYLEHGISEVGFNMEETEGVHKRSSLGGESCEDQYRRFLGRVWDRVVEAGGALRIREFEDLYTFIASRSRVDHSDLNHPMAIVSVDHQGNFSTFDPELLSVETSYGLFNLGNVLTDSLESACSHPRFQRMWADMQAGIEACRSSCSYFGICGGGAGSNKYWETGSFRASETQACRYRIQHVADVVMAKLEEELEL, encoded by the coding sequence GTGAGCAGCTTCGGGCCGATCCGCTTGCTGGTGATCCAACCCACCTCGCTGTGCAACCTCGACTGCTCCTACTGCTATCTGCCCGATCGCCAACGCCGCCAGCTGCTGGACGAGGGCTTGCTGCGCCCCATCCTGCAGCGGGTGCTGGAGAGTCCTTATCTCGGCGAGGGGCTCACCCTGCTGTGGCACGCCGGTGAACCGCTCACCCGCCCCCCCGCCTTCTACACGCGCGCCAGTGAGATCCTGCGGGAGATGCTGGAGCCCCATCCGGGCGTGCAGGTGGCGCAGGCCCTGCAGACCAACGGCACCCTGATCAACGCCACCTGGTGCGAGTGTTTCCGGCGGCATGGCATCACGGTGGGGGTGAGCCTCGACGGGCCGGCCTTCCTGCACGACAGCCACCGCCGCACACGGCTGGGCCGGGGCAGCCATGCGGACACCATGCGCGGAATCCGGGCCCTGCAGGAGGCCGGCATTCCCTTCTCGGTGATCAGCGTGCTCACCGAAGACTCCCTGCAGCACGCCGATGCCCTGGTGGACTTCTACCTGGAGCACGGCATCAGCGAGGTGGGCTTCAACATGGAGGAAACCGAGGGAGTGCACAAGCGCTCCAGCCTTGGCGGGGAGAGCTGTGAAGACCAGTACCGCCGCTTTCTCGGACGGGTCTGGGACCGGGTGGTGGAGGCCGGCGGAGCCCTGCGCATTCGCGAGTTCGAGGATCTCTACACCTTCATCGCCAGCCGCTCCCGGGTGGACCATTCCGATCTCAACCACCCGATGGCGATCGTGAGCGTGGATCATCAGGGCAACTTCTCCACCTTCGATCCGGAGCTGCTGTCGGTGGAGACCAGCTACGGCCTGTTCAACCTCGGCAACGTGCTCACCGATTCGCTGGAATCGGCCTGCAGCCATCCGCGCTTCCAGCGCATGTGGGCCGACATGCAGGCCGGCATCGAAGCCTGCCGCAGCAGCTGCAGCTATTTCGGCATCTGCGGGGGCGGGGCCGGCAGCAACAAGTACTGGGAAACCGGCAGCTTCCGGGCCAGCGAGACCCAGGCCTGCCGCTACCGCATCCAGCACGTGGCGGATGTGGTGATGGCGAAGCTGGAGGAGGAGCTGGAGCTCTGA
- the grrA gene encoding GrrA/OscA1 family cyclophane-containing rSAM-modified RiPP — protein sequence MTTGTRFSLLVLLMACAALAEPAAARTTPSPGGTDVEARLERISLALLQRFDESAPAAGDGTTGDALARGFVNGGPGRRFANGVNRGFVNNHGYYGGSRGFVNGGGGYRGGGFVNGARPGVGFVNW from the coding sequence ATGACCACCGGCACTCGCTTCTCCCTGCTGGTTCTGCTGATGGCCTGCGCGGCTCTGGCGGAACCCGCGGCGGCCCGAACCACGCCATCCCCCGGCGGCACCGATGTGGAGGCCCGGCTGGAGCGCATCAGCCTGGCTCTGCTGCAGCGCTTCGACGAGTCCGCCCCGGCCGCAGGCGATGGAACCACCGGGGACGCCCTGGCGCGGGGCTTCGTGAACGGGGGGCCAGGCCGCCGCTTCGCCAATGGCGTGAACCGGGGGTTCGTGAACAACCACGGCTACTACGGCGGCAGCCGCGGCTTTGTGAACGGGGGGGGCGGCTACCGGGGTGGTGGTTTCGTCAATGGGGCCCGTCCCGGCGTGGGTTTCGTGAACTGGTGA
- the grrP gene encoding extracellular substrate binding-like orphan protein GrrP, with product MRSPRVIERLGNGLNRHLRRVAGAAAVLVLAAAPAAVQAETAIERAARTGELALGVAGSAPPYMQEDAQGALQGYAIDVAGLIAAEVSDYLGRPVKVVGETTDSQDALFRQVHNGEVDLMCGAQFTWEREMFVDFSIPFALSGIRLLTQDGALDGTPDSLQGKRIGVVNGSLGEATVKALQPSARLVPVADLAAGMQALAQGRVDALGGDSVLLASAAKGSSLKQPSLVPTMALNRYAVGCAMPENNSTLRNLVNLAIAKLLQGYVNGDSASRELVNRWLGPDSTLGLPEPMIALYFQSVLLNHEQIAVPAQP from the coding sequence ATGCGTTCTCCCAGGGTGATCGAGCGACTGGGCAACGGGCTGAACCGCCACCTGCGCCGCGTGGCCGGCGCTGCTGCGGTGCTGGTTCTGGCGGCGGCGCCCGCTGCCGTTCAGGCCGAAACCGCGATCGAACGCGCCGCCCGCACCGGTGAGCTCGCTCTGGGTGTGGCGGGATCGGCCCCGCCCTACATGCAGGAGGATGCCCAGGGGGCACTGCAGGGCTACGCCATCGATGTGGCGGGTCTGATCGCTGCTGAGGTGTCCGACTATCTGGGCCGCCCCGTGAAGGTAGTGGGCGAGACCACCGACAGCCAGGACGCCCTGTTCCGCCAGGTGCACAACGGCGAGGTCGACCTGATGTGCGGCGCCCAGTTCACTTGGGAGCGGGAGATGTTCGTGGACTTCTCGATCCCCTTTGCCCTTTCGGGCATCCGCCTGCTCACCCAGGACGGCGCCCTCGATGGCACACCCGACTCCCTGCAGGGCAAGAGGATCGGGGTGGTGAACGGCAGCCTGGGCGAAGCCACCGTGAAGGCGCTGCAGCCCAGCGCCCGGCTGGTGCCCGTGGCCGATCTGGCCGCCGGGATGCAGGCCCTGGCGCAGGGCCGGGTCGATGCGCTGGGCGGCGATTCGGTGTTGCTCGCCTCGGCGGCGAAGGGATCCAGCCTGAAGCAGCCCAGCCTTGTTCCCACCATGGCCCTCAACCGCTACGCGGTGGGCTGCGCCATGCCGGAGAACAACTCCACCCTGCGCAATCTGGTGAACCTGGCCATCGCCAAGCTGCTGCAGGGCTACGTGAACGGCGATTCCGCCTCGCGTGAGCTGGTGAACCGCTGGCTCGGACCTGACAGCACCCTGGGCCTGCCCGAGCCGATGATCGCCCTCTACTTCCAGAGCGTGCTGCTCAACCACGAGCAGATCGCCGTGCCTGCCCAGCCCTGA
- a CDS encoding DnaJ C-terminal domain-containing protein, translating into MTANGYRDYFKVLGVDRGADADTIKRSFRKLARQYHPDVNPGDKAAEARFKEISEAYEVLSDPDKRRRYEQFGQYWSQAGAGGGMGGMDVDFGRYGNFDDFINDLLGRFGGGGASSAPGGFGFGSGFPGGFGGSGFGTGGFGAGFPGGAKGAPANLDAEANLTLAMAEAFRGCERTLAVNDERVKVRIPAGVRQGSRLRLKGKGNMQPGTGRRGDLYLNLQIQTHPIWKLDGDQLRAELPLSLDELALGGEVRVATPDGEATVQVPPGMTLGRSLRLKGKGWPIKEGRGDLLLTPVLRMPDTLSSEERALLEQLRAARSADPRAGWIQAARL; encoded by the coding sequence ATGACCGCCAACGGCTACCGCGACTACTTCAAGGTGCTGGGTGTCGACCGCGGAGCCGACGCCGACACGATCAAACGCTCCTTCCGCAAGCTGGCGCGGCAATACCACCCGGATGTGAATCCCGGTGACAAGGCTGCCGAGGCCCGCTTCAAGGAGATCAGCGAGGCCTACGAAGTGCTCTCCGACCCCGACAAGCGTCGGAGGTACGAGCAGTTCGGCCAGTACTGGAGCCAGGCAGGGGCCGGCGGCGGCATGGGCGGCATGGACGTGGATTTCGGCCGCTACGGCAACTTCGACGACTTCATCAACGACCTGCTCGGCCGCTTCGGCGGCGGCGGGGCCTCCTCGGCCCCAGGCGGCTTCGGCTTCGGCAGCGGTTTCCCCGGGGGGTTCGGTGGCAGCGGTTTCGGCACAGGCGGCTTCGGCGCAGGCTTCCCCGGCGGCGCCAAGGGTGCCCCGGCCAATCTCGATGCCGAAGCCAATCTCACCCTCGCCATGGCGGAAGCGTTCCGGGGGTGCGAACGCACCCTGGCGGTGAACGACGAGCGGGTGAAGGTGCGCATTCCGGCGGGCGTGCGCCAGGGCAGCCGGCTGCGACTCAAGGGCAAGGGCAACATGCAGCCGGGCACCGGCCGCCGCGGTGACCTCTACCTCAACCTCCAGATCCAGACCCACCCGATCTGGAAACTCGACGGCGATCAGCTGCGGGCCGAGCTGCCCCTCAGCCTCGATGAGCTCGCCCTCGGTGGCGAGGTGCGCGTGGCCACCCCCGATGGCGAGGCCACGGTGCAGGTGCCCCCCGGCATGACCCTGGGCCGCAGCCTGCGGCTCAAGGGCAAGGGCTGGCCGATCAAGGAGGGGCGTGGCGACCTTCTGCTCACCCCGGTGCTGCGGATGCCGGACACCCTCAGTTCCGAGGAGCGGGCCCTGCTCGAGCAGTTGCGTGCCGCGCGCAGCGCCGATCCCCGCGCCGGCTGGATCCAGGCGGCCCGGCTCTGA
- the hemB gene encoding porphobilinogen synthase, which yields MELSYRPRRLRRTPALRAMVREYQLSAADFIYPLFVHEGATNEPIGAMPGCRRWSLESLVEEVGRAWELGIRCVVLFPKVADGLKTEDGAECFNEHGLIPRAIRRIKEVHPGMAIMTDVALDPYSCDGHDGIVSQEGVVLNDETVAILCRQAVAQARAGADLIGPSDMMDGRVGAIREALDEEGFEHVGIISYTAKYASAYYGPFREALDSAPRAAGGKPIPKDKSTYQMDPANGREAILEAQLDESEGADILMVKPGLAYLDIIHRLRAESEQPIAAYNVSGEYAMVKAAAERGWIDERAVVLETLLCFKRAGADLILTYHACDAATWLRQG from the coding sequence ATGGAGCTCAGCTACCGCCCCCGTCGGTTGCGCCGCACGCCGGCCCTGCGGGCGATGGTGCGGGAGTACCAGCTCAGTGCCGCCGATTTCATCTACCCCCTGTTCGTGCATGAGGGGGCCACCAACGAGCCGATCGGCGCCATGCCGGGCTGCCGCCGCTGGAGCCTGGAGAGCCTGGTGGAGGAAGTGGGACGCGCCTGGGAGCTGGGCATCCGCTGCGTGGTGCTCTTCCCCAAGGTGGCTGACGGCCTCAAGACCGAGGACGGCGCCGAGTGCTTCAACGAGCACGGCCTGATCCCCCGGGCCATCCGCCGCATCAAGGAGGTGCACCCGGGCATGGCGATCATGACCGACGTGGCTCTGGACCCGTACTCCTGCGACGGTCATGACGGCATCGTGAGCCAGGAGGGGGTGGTGCTCAACGACGAGACCGTGGCGATCCTCTGCCGCCAGGCAGTGGCCCAGGCCCGCGCCGGTGCCGATCTGATCGGCCCGAGCGACATGATGGATGGGCGCGTGGGCGCCATCCGCGAAGCCCTGGATGAGGAGGGCTTCGAGCACGTGGGCATCATCAGCTACACCGCCAAGTACGCCTCCGCCTACTACGGCCCCTTCCGCGAGGCCCTCGACTCGGCGCCCAGGGCCGCCGGCGGCAAGCCCATCCCCAAGGACAAGAGCACCTATCAGATGGATCCGGCCAACGGTCGGGAAGCCATTCTCGAAGCCCAGCTCGATGAGAGCGAGGGGGCCGACATCCTGATGGTGAAGCCCGGCCTGGCCTATCTCGACATCATCCACAGGCTGCGGGCCGAGAGCGAGCAGCCGATCGCGGCCTACAACGTGAGCGGTGAGTACGCCATGGTGAAGGCCGCCGCCGAGCGCGGCTGGATCGACGAGCGGGCCGTGGTGCTCGAAACCCTGCTCTGCTTCAAACGTGCCGGGGCTGATCTGATCCTCACCTATCACGCCTGCGACGCCGCCACCTGGCTGCGCCAGGGCTGA
- a CDS encoding VOC family protein gives MAASPATPPSAPAPRHRLGHVALRVEDMDRAIAFYGALGLRLTWQAEDWAYLQWPGSGEGLALLSPSYTAAGPHVALHFQHRDEVDAVHAALTAAGHRCGPVHDHRDGTASFYLRDPEGNWLEMLYEPPAGIPSNVEGQSPIPPPPLARSAAAPAP, from the coding sequence ATGGCCGCCTCCCCCGCCACCCCGCCATCCGCGCCCGCCCCGCGCCACCGGCTCGGCCATGTGGCGCTGCGGGTGGAGGACATGGACCGGGCGATCGCCTTCTACGGCGCCCTCGGCCTGCGGCTCACGTGGCAGGCCGAGGACTGGGCCTATCTCCAGTGGCCGGGCAGCGGCGAGGGGTTGGCGCTGCTCAGTCCCTCCTACACCGCAGCGGGCCCCCACGTCGCTCTCCACTTCCAGCACCGTGACGAGGTGGACGCCGTGCATGCCGCCCTCACCGCGGCGGGGCACCGTTGCGGCCCCGTGCATGACCACCGCGACGGCACAGCCAGCTTCTACCTCCGGGATCCCGAAGGCAACTGGCTCGAGATGCTCTACGAGCCGCCGGCGGGCATCCCCAGCAACGTGGAGGGCCAGTCGCCGATTCCGCCTCCCCCCCTGGCTCGGTCCGCCGCTGCGCCCGCACCGTGA
- a CDS encoding endonuclease MutS2 produces MSKVEHEALELLEWPRLCDQLSGFASTEAGRRHCRALALPLSLEHSRALLAETTEMLALDGLLEGGLSFQGVADITAVVALCAKGGTAAGEALLALATTLAAARRLRRQIDDPALRPVCSALVAELRTLPELEQRLHFALEEGGRVADRASAPLEAVRRQLKGLRAERRERLQELLRRHAPLLQDTVIAERNGRPVLAVKAGAAAQLPGLVHDSSASGSTVFVEPQAVISLGNRLRDLEGRERELEQAVLAELSALVGAEAEALQQLHAVLLRLDAALARARYGAWLGAVRPDLEADPHAPFSLVDLSHPLLLWQQRREQGHAVVPVSITVGAELRVVAITGPNTGGKTVTLKSLGLAALMARAGLFLPCSGTPRLPWCGAVLADIGDEQSLQQNLSTFSGHIRRIARILAALAEPRQGATLVLLDEVGAGTDPVEGSALATALLRHLADRARLTIATTHFGELKALKYADPRFENASVAFDVDTLSPTYRLQWGIPGRSNALAIAQRLGLSEAVLEQAQALLEPGGEGEVNQVIVGLESQRQRQQEAAEEAAALLARTELLHEELLSRWHQQKQQSAELQEQRRRQLERSIREGQQEVRRIIRRLRQGGDRSAAGRGQLGETARQAGQRLKQLEHQHRPAPERREHGGWMPEVGDRVRVLSLGKAAEVLALADGGRELTVRCGVMRLTVPLEGIEGLQGEKPAPPLPEVRIKGPRGLGSRGPDVRTERNTVDVRGLRVHEAEAVVEEHLRGASGPVWVIHGIGTGKLKRGLRQWLTTVPYVDRVADAAQGDGGAGCSVIHLRS; encoded by the coding sequence GTGAGCAAGGTGGAGCACGAGGCCCTGGAGCTGCTGGAGTGGCCCAGGCTCTGTGATCAGCTTTCCGGTTTCGCCAGCACCGAGGCCGGCCGCCGCCACTGCCGGGCGTTGGCACTGCCGCTCAGCCTGGAGCACAGCCGGGCGCTCCTGGCCGAAACCACCGAGATGCTGGCCCTCGATGGCCTGCTCGAGGGGGGGCTGAGTTTTCAGGGCGTGGCCGACATCACGGCCGTGGTGGCCCTCTGTGCCAAGGGCGGCACCGCGGCGGGAGAAGCCCTGCTGGCGTTGGCCACCACCCTGGCCGCGGCCCGGCGCCTGCGCAGGCAGATCGACGATCCGGCTCTGCGGCCGGTGTGCTCGGCCCTGGTGGCCGAGCTGCGCACCTTACCCGAGCTGGAACAGCGCCTCCATTTCGCCCTGGAGGAGGGCGGCCGGGTGGCGGATCGGGCCAGCGCCCCGCTGGAAGCGGTGCGGCGCCAGCTCAAGGGGCTTCGCGCCGAACGTCGCGAGCGGCTCCAGGAGCTGCTGCGCCGCCATGCGCCGCTGCTGCAGGACACGGTGATCGCCGAGCGCAACGGCCGGCCGGTGCTGGCCGTGAAGGCCGGAGCCGCCGCCCAGCTGCCCGGGCTCGTGCACGACAGCTCCGCCTCGGGCAGCACCGTGTTCGTGGAACCCCAGGCCGTGATCAGCCTCGGCAACCGCCTGCGCGATCTGGAGGGACGGGAGCGGGAGCTGGAGCAGGCCGTGCTGGCGGAATTGAGCGCCCTGGTGGGAGCGGAAGCCGAAGCGCTGCAGCAGCTCCACGCCGTGCTGCTGCGGTTGGACGCGGCGCTGGCGCGGGCCCGCTACGGCGCCTGGCTCGGGGCGGTGCGCCCCGACCTGGAAGCCGATCCTCACGCTCCGTTCTCCCTGGTGGATCTGAGCCACCCCCTGCTGCTGTGGCAGCAACGGCGGGAGCAGGGCCACGCGGTGGTTCCGGTGAGCATCACCGTGGGAGCGGAGCTGCGGGTGGTGGCCATCACCGGCCCCAACACCGGCGGCAAGACCGTCACCCTCAAGAGCCTCGGGCTGGCCGCCCTGATGGCCCGGGCGGGGCTGTTTCTTCCCTGCAGCGGCACGCCGCGCCTGCCCTGGTGCGGGGCGGTGCTGGCCGACATCGGCGATGAGCAGTCGCTGCAGCAGAACCTCTCCACCTTCAGCGGTCACATCCGCCGCATCGCCCGGATCCTGGCGGCCCTGGCCGAGCCCCGGCAGGGGGCCACGCTCGTGCTGCTCGATGAGGTGGGAGCGGGCACCGATCCGGTGGAGGGCTCGGCCCTGGCCACGGCCCTGCTGCGCCATCTGGCCGATCGCGCCCGCCTCACCATCGCCACCACCCACTTCGGTGAACTGAAGGCGCTCAAGTACGCCGATCCCCGCTTCGAGAATGCCTCGGTGGCCTTCGACGTGGACACCCTCTCCCCCACGTACCGCCTGCAGTGGGGCATCCCCGGCCGCAGCAACGCCCTGGCGATCGCCCAGCGCCTCGGCCTGAGTGAGGCGGTGCTGGAGCAGGCCCAGGCCCTGCTCGAACCCGGGGGTGAGGGGGAGGTGAACCAGGTGATCGTGGGGCTGGAGAGTCAGCGGCAACGCCAGCAGGAGGCCGCCGAGGAGGCTGCCGCCCTGCTCGCCCGCACCGAGCTGCTGCACGAGGAGCTGCTGTCCCGCTGGCATCAGCAGAAGCAGCAGAGCGCCGAGCTGCAGGAACAGCGGCGCAGGCAGTTGGAACGCTCCATCCGCGAGGGCCAGCAGGAGGTGCGCCGCATCATCCGCCGGCTGCGCCAGGGGGGGGATCGCTCCGCGGCGGGCCGCGGCCAGCTGGGCGAAACGGCCCGGCAGGCGGGCCAGCGCCTCAAGCAGCTGGAGCACCAGCACCGTCCGGCCCCGGAGCGCCGCGAGCATGGGGGCTGGATGCCGGAGGTGGGGGATCGGGTGCGGGTGCTCTCCCTCGGCAAGGCGGCCGAGGTGCTGGCCCTGGCCGATGGGGGGCGCGAACTCACCGTGCGCTGTGGGGTGATGCGCCTCACCGTGCCCCTGGAGGGCATCGAAGGGCTGCAGGGGGAGAAGCCGGCGCCGCCGCTTCCCGAGGTGCGGATCAAGGGGCCGCGGGGACTGGGCAGCCGTGGCCCCGATGTGCGCACCGAGCGCAACACCGTGGATGTGCGCGGCCTGCGGGTGCATGAGGCCGAGGCGGTGGTGGAGGAGCACCTGCGCGGAGCCTCCGGTCCGGTGTGGGTGATCCATGGCATCGGCACCGGCAAGCTCAAGCGGGGCCTGCGTCAGTGGCTCACCACCGTGCCCTACGTGGACCGGGTGGCGGATGCCGCACAGGGCGATGGCGGTGCCGGCTGCAGCGTGATCCATCTGCGCTCCTGA
- a CDS encoding ABC transporter ATP-binding protein, with protein sequence MAEVRFEAVSKTYPPRRGGAPVEVLRRLDLHVHDGEFLVLVGPSGCGKSTLLRLLAGLEQPTGGSIAVGDREVTGLRPAQRDVAMVFQSYALYPHLTVAGNLSFGLRRSRARTLAEQVQDALHLASRRLPPPLRIHSGREQRIAARVQEVARSLELEPLLERLPKELSGGQKQRVALGRAIARQPAVFLMDEPLSNLDAKLRTGTRAQIVALQRELGTTTLYVTHDQVEAMTMGHRIAVLNDGQLQQLGTPMQLYQWPANLFVAQFIGSPPMNLLPVTVLGAGQLQLGGRRLPVEGPLAEQLASRAGQSLTGGLRPEHLRLAPATNRNLGAEVQNVEALGNEQLLTCRLAEHSHLVQVRIGADERLSPGDTIHLEPDPGGWRFFDAEGQALPLPEPMAAGPVLPSL encoded by the coding sequence TTGGCGGAGGTTCGTTTCGAGGCGGTCAGCAAGACCTACCCGCCGCGGCGCGGGGGTGCTCCCGTGGAGGTGCTGCGGCGGCTCGATCTGCATGTGCACGACGGTGAATTCCTCGTGCTGGTGGGTCCGTCGGGATGCGGCAAGAGCACGCTGCTGCGGCTGCTGGCCGGACTGGAGCAGCCCACGGGCGGCAGCATCGCGGTGGGGGACCGGGAGGTCACCGGGCTGCGGCCGGCGCAGCGGGATGTGGCGATGGTGTTTCAGAGCTACGCCCTCTACCCCCACCTCACCGTGGCGGGGAACCTGAGTTTCGGGCTGCGGCGCAGCCGGGCCCGCACCCTGGCCGAGCAGGTCCAGGACGCCCTGCACCTGGCCAGTCGGCGCCTGCCCCCTCCCCTGCGGATCCACTCCGGGCGAGAGCAGAGGATCGCGGCGCGGGTGCAGGAGGTGGCCCGCAGCCTGGAGCTGGAGCCGCTGCTGGAGCGGCTGCCCAAGGAACTCTCCGGCGGTCAGAAGCAACGGGTGGCCCTGGGACGGGCCATCGCCCGCCAGCCGGCGGTGTTCCTGATGGATGAGCCCCTCAGCAACCTGGACGCCAAGCTGCGCACCGGCACCCGCGCCCAGATCGTGGCCCTGCAGCGGGAGCTGGGCACCACCACCCTGTACGTCACCCACGATCAGGTGGAGGCGATGACCATGGGGCACCGGATCGCGGTGCTCAACGACGGCCAGCTGCAGCAACTGGGCACGCCGATGCAGCTCTACCAGTGGCCGGCCAACCTGTTCGTGGCCCAGTTCATCGGCAGCCCACCGATGAACCTGCTGCCCGTGACCGTGCTCGGGGCCGGCCAGCTGCAGCTCGGTGGGCGGCGGCTGCCGGTGGAAGGCCCCCTGGCGGAACAGCTGGCCAGCCGGGCCGGCCAGAGCCTCACCGGCGGGCTGCGGCCCGAGCACCTGCGGCTGGCACCCGCCACCAACCGCAATCTGGGCGCCGAGGTGCAGAACGTGGAGGCCCTCGGCAACGAACAGCTCCTCACCTGCCGGCTGGCGGAGCACAGTCACCTGGTGCAGGTGCGGATCGGCGCGGACGAGAGGCTGAGCCCGGGGGACACGATCCACCTGGAGCCGGATCCAGGCGGCTGGCGCTTCTTCGACGCGGAGGGTCAGGCGCTGCCGCTGCCGGAGCCGATGGCTGCCGGTCCCGTGCTGCCGAGCCTCTAG
- the obgE gene encoding GTPase ObgE, protein MQFIDQARIAVKGGRGGDGIVAFRREKYVPAGGPAGGDGGRGGDVLLLADANLQTLLDFKYRRLFQAVDGRRGGPNRCTGASGDHLVIRVPCGTEVRDARTGILLGDLTAPGDELLVAAGGRGGLGNAHYLSNRNRAPEKFTEGKEGEEWTLQLELKLLAEVGIIGLPNAGKSTLISVLSAARPKIADYPFTTLVPNLGVVRRPSGDGTVFADIPGLIAGAAQGAGLGHDFLRHIERTRLLIHLLDAASPTLLEDLAVVERELSAYGHGLAQRPRLVVLNKIELLQPEDLAQALEAVEAAVDPGSRSVLAISAAASRNLDALLNLVWQELEAAKPAQPLGAPLGLG, encoded by the coding sequence ATGCAATTCATTGATCAGGCCCGTATCGCCGTCAAGGGCGGCCGGGGCGGCGACGGCATCGTGGCCTTCCGCCGTGAGAAGTACGTCCCGGCAGGCGGTCCGGCCGGAGGGGATGGCGGCCGCGGTGGTGATGTGCTGCTGCTGGCCGACGCCAACCTGCAGACCCTGCTGGATTTCAAGTACCGGCGGCTGTTTCAGGCCGTGGACGGCCGCCGCGGCGGTCCCAACCGCTGCACCGGTGCCAGCGGCGACCATCTGGTGATCCGGGTGCCCTGCGGCACCGAGGTGCGCGACGCCCGCACCGGCATCCTGCTCGGCGATCTCACGGCCCCGGGGGATGAACTGCTGGTGGCCGCGGGCGGCCGCGGCGGCCTTGGCAACGCCCACTACCTCAGCAACCGCAACCGTGCCCCCGAGAAGTTCACCGAGGGCAAGGAAGGGGAGGAATGGACGCTGCAGCTGGAGCTGAAGCTGCTGGCGGAGGTGGGGATCATCGGCCTGCCCAACGCGGGCAAGAGCACCCTGATCTCGGTGCTGTCAGCCGCCCGGCCCAAGATCGCCGACTATCCCTTCACCACCCTGGTGCCCAACCTCGGCGTGGTGCGACGCCCCAGTGGTGACGGCACGGTGTTCGCCGACATTCCGGGACTGATCGCCGGCGCCGCCCAGGGAGCAGGCCTCGGCCATGATTTTCTCCGGCACATCGAGCGCACCCGGCTGCTGATCCATCTGCTGGATGCGGCCTCGCCCACCCTGCTCGAGGACCTGGCGGTGGTGGAACGGGAGCTGAGCGCTTACGGCCATGGCCTGGCGCAGCGTCCACGCCTGGTGGTGCTCAACAAGATCGAGCTGCTGCAGCCTGAGGATCTCGCCCAGGCGCTCGAGGCGGTGGAGGCTGCGGTGGACCCTGGATCGCGATCGGTGCTGGCGATCTCGGCTGCCGCTTCGCGCAACCTCGACGCTCTGTTGAACCTGGTGTGGCAGGAGCTGGAAGCCGCCAAACCGGCCCAGCCGCTGGGAGCACCCCTCGGGCTGGGCTGA
- a CDS encoding Calvin cycle protein CP12, producing MNNIDEHIQKDKSEIEAARASGDLGKVRHLEDELKGLEEYKAHHPEDSHDPTALEVYCDLNPEAPECRVYDD from the coding sequence ATGAACAACATCGACGAGCACATCCAGAAGGACAAGTCCGAAATCGAAGCCGCGCGTGCTTCCGGCGATCTCGGCAAGGTGCGTCACCTCGAGGACGAGCTCAAGGGTCTCGAGGAGTACAAGGCCCACCACCCCGAAGACAGCCACGACCCCACGGCTCTCGAGGTGTACTGCGACCTCAACCCCGAGGCTCCCGAGTGCCGCGTCTACGACGACTGA